Genomic DNA from Salvia miltiorrhiza cultivar Shanhuang (shh) chromosome 1, IMPLAD_Smil_shh, whole genome shotgun sequence:
TGTCTGCTGTGGTGGACTCATAACTCTTCCAGTACAGGTATTTGCAATCATCAAATGACTATGAAAATAGAAATTACTCGAAAAACATATGGCTCCCTTCCTTGGGCCTTGACAGTGTTTTCTCTTGTTCAGTTGGTAATTGGATTCTTGCTACGAGAACGTCCAGTCTTTGCACTTGCAACTGTCGCCACGGTAGTGGTGAGCTCTTGTTTTCTGTTTTATGTTTTCTGCCATGATAAGCAGAACTTTGTCATAACTATTCTAATATAATCTTGCTTCTTTCAGGGAATTTGGACTGTGTTTCCATATGCTTTGGCTGTTCTGACAGCACTAATCCTCTATCTGCGAAGTCGCTACTCAAGTTAGTTATGCTCGTTTTTTGGCTTTGCGTACATATCTTGGGGGTGGACAGACGAGACGAGCAAGCAAACCATGCTCGTGGCAGATCTCAATCATCAGTTGAGCTCAATCGTTGGTAGGCAGTATCGTGATTAGTTGAAAGGAGATTACTCTTGTTTCACTATTCTCTTGAAGCAGCTGTATAATGCAAAAGATGAATATTTATTGTAACAGTTTGCAGAGTGCAGAAATACGAATTCCACATAACTTGGCCTCCAGTATTTGAGTAAGCTATCATCTCTGTTTCTCTCTCACTATCTCACACAATAAGTTACAAACTCATGCCTCCCTCCtcccttcttcgtcttcctcctCCCCCCGTCTCCAATGAGGCGAATTGCCCTGAGGTGTGCAAAATGCCAGTCGATATCTCTCAATTTGCAGCAGAGGATCCAAGATAGTTGAGCTGGCGATTGTAAGCTTCTTTGAGCTCAGCTACCACTTCCGATATACTCGGCCTACGCAGAGCATCCCTTTCGACCGACCTGCAAGCAATCAGAGAAGCCCTTCTCATGCTTTCTGCGTCAAAGCTCCCCTTTAAGCTCTCATCCACAATCTCAAATGCGCCAGCCTGCAAGTATGGCTTAGCCTGCAATCAATTGAAACACTTTCATCACCAACTGTTACATCCCTCCTTGGATCAGACAAGCTCTCAAATCCTAAGGTACGCtaaatatcattaaaaaaatatcacaTTATCATTAAATCTACATACCCAAAGAACCAAATTGAAGGAATCTGGAGTGCCTGTGTGAGTGAGCGGCTCTCTGCCACAGATCAGCTCGAGAAGTACAACTCCAAAGCTATAGACGTCACTCTTCTCTGTTAACTGTTGAGTGGAATAGTACCTGCAACAACGTTCGATTAGTTCAAGCGTACAGCTATCTATCTATGTGCGTGCGCACGCGCGCATGtgtctgagagagagaggttacTCTGGATCTAGATAGCCTGCAGTGCCTTTTACTATAGTAGTGACATGAGATGCATCTGATTGAGTCACTTGCTTAGAAAGGCCAAAATCACAAACTTTAGCATTCATTTCTGTGTCTAAAAGAATATTGCTGCTCTTCACGTCACGATGAATTATCCGTAGATCACTTCCATTGTGTAGGTAGTCCAAACCTATGCCAAAACAGGCAGGTTTTTAGGTCTAGACAAGCCTAACTTTTCATTTATTTGGTTGGTATACCAGTTTTTCAGCATTTCAAAGATGAAAGTAACCTATACCTTTTGCAGCATCCACAGCAATTTTCAGCCTACGCACCCAACTTAGTGTCAGTTTCTTACTTTGAACCCCTGTTGGAGTTAAAATGCTAGACTAATTACTCAAGGAAAACAGATATTGATTAGTAAAAAAAGTAACAACGCGGTAATATTACCATAAAGGTTATCAGCCAAGGACCCTCCCGGTAAGAACTCGTACACAAGAATTTGGTGCTTTGATTCACAGCAGAATCCCTCCAAGGATACAAGATTCTGGTGGCGAATTTGTGACAGAAGGGACACCTGAAGACAAAGTTTGGTTAAAGTCAGCACAAACCAACTTCTTGCAACCTAACTTTCCAACAGTAGGCGCATCATCATGTTTGTACCTCATTGATGAAAGATTCACCTCCGAGCTGAGTTTTGTCAAACCGAACTTTAACAGCTACGAGTCTGCCACCCGGGAGCTTGCCAGCGTACACACAGCCAAAGCTACCACGGCCTATGGCCTCTTTGAAATTGTTTGTGGTTGTTTTGATCTCCTTGTAGGTGAAAACTCTTGCTGAACCCCAGGTATGCATGTCCACTTCAGATCCTAAAAAAATTCAAAGCAACTCAAGAATCCACTTAGTGTGACTGTGTATTATGAAAATTTTCCCCTATTATGATTGGTGTGGAGCTTGGCATACTTGGTATATACGTGCTTtctcctctctttctcttgatGTATCGGAGAGCTGAGAACGCGATAGCAAAAAGAGCAAGAACAGCTCCGCCCACTACACCAAGTAGAACACCTAGATGGCTGTGGTTTTTGCGCTTTCCTGGGGTGAAGATTGTGACTTGTGGAGTTTGGAGTGAAGAATTGCTTGCACTTTCGTTACATGTCAACAAGAAGGAGAGGCATATATTCCCTGATGTCCTGAAAAATAGAGAAGGTGCTCAGAAAAAATAGGCAGATATCAGATGCAGAAAGAGATATGAACTGATATAATCAATCACCTGACTTCTAAACTCTCTCGGTTTAGTAATTGTGGGAGCGGCCCTTGTAGCTTGTTATTCTCCAGATTCCTTCAAATTTTCATGACAGACATGATTTAATCAAAGCGCGGCTTTACTAGGTGGGATTGGTAGCGAATGTAGCTGTTTTAGTAGCAGAAATCGGCTTACAACAGATGAAGATCCTTCAGCTCTGCCAAGCTCTCAGGTACTGCTCCTTGCAGACTATTGTTCTGCAGATCCCTGCATACAGAAACTGTGTTTTTCAATCCTTTTTTCGTGTGGGAAATTGGAGATACAAAGCTCTTTTTCCAGTCATAGTGATGAGACTTACAGAACTCGAATGTTCATCAAGTCTTCCAGCTCAGAACCAAAAGTCGTTAGCCGGTTGAAGCTCAAGTTCCTGCAACAAATCATCAAAACCAAGTGTTGGAACTTTGTTAATTTCTCTCTCAAGAAACTAATCTGCAAGAGACAAGTTCTTGGAGAAGAGATGATTGATACATACAATTTCTCAAGATGCTGCAGGCCTCCCAAGTTTTGTATTTCTCCAGCAAGAGAAGTGTTGTGCAGATCCCTGAAATCACCACGAAAATCGGAACTCATAATCTTGCAAgtgtttgaaaattttcttgtGAAAGAAGGCTCTTACAGTGCTTTCAGATCCAGCAGATCCCCAAATATAGGGCTGATCTTCCTCAAGTTGATGTCTGAAAGTCTCCTGCAAGAAATCCAAGATCTCGTCACATCTTCGACCAGGATTGCAATCCGAAAACAAGAAAGAAGATGTTGGGAGCATACAGTGAAGTAACAAGATTTCCATCACATCCAATGTGCTCCCATGGTGTAGGAGAGCATGGATCATCTTGCCACCCCAGATCCCTCCCTGTGGACTGCTGTATAACCTGGAGCGCTGAAACTGCAAACGAGACCGATGTTTTTCTAATGTTTTACTCGAAGAAAACCAAGAAATCAAGAACGCAGCTCAAACCTGTAGTTGAAGAAGTCTCCAAGGGAACATCAAGAATCTCATAAACCTCAAGGGCATTCACCAATGGATAGTAGGCGATGGCCTTCAAGGTGATGTTCAAGCTCCTGATCCCTCTCACAGTGAAGAAGAGACTACTTGCTTCCCAGCGTGCCACCGTGTAGTTTGAGTAGACGACGTCCCCGTTGATCAACACATCGAAAGATGGGGAGACTGGCAGAATGCCAGCAAAGTACAGAACAACATGGTAGTCTCCCAGGTTGTCTAGAGGCAGCCCGTACACGAGGCTGTTCCACCGGGCTAAAACGCGCCCAGTCTGCAGTATAGCAGACGGGGGGCTCTCCTTGATGCCGGACAGGCTGAAGTTGCTCTCAATGTCGAATCCAGACGAGACGTGGTAAGGCGAGAAATCTTCATCAGCATCCCATATTCTATCATATGGATCAAGTGGGTACCTTCATTTTTTGCCAAGAAACAATCATCACCACATAACCTTAACACaatcaaaacacacacacacacacacacacacacaaacctTAGTGGTCCATCAACATAGCCACAGTTGATACGATACGCCTTCCTCATAAGCTTACTGCTCCAATCTCCCAATGCAGCGCTGTAAGCCCCCGGAGGCAGGGGCCGGAGCTCAAGAGTCGAGATGACCGGGAATCCACCATTCGGGATGGAATGGAAGCACAAGGGCAGCACATCCTTACTAGCCGGCCACACGAATTCCTCAATCCAAGGATCAGTGTGAGCAAGATTGACAGTGGTGGTGATAGCTGTGCCAAGAGAGACAGAGAACACAGGGGGCTTTGCAAGGCCATCATAGTTCTTGTACACAAACTTGCTCCTCACTAGAACCAGAGATGAAGTGTTCTGCAATGGCAGCCTGTAGCAATTTCTGCCCGAAGAATCAGGGAAGAATCGGACAGAGAGAGTGGCCGAGGACGCACCCTCTGAGAAAACAACACTGCTCAAGTTCCCTTTGTTCACATAATATCCATCTCCTCTCCATGAAACGTTGGAGGAATCCACATAGCTCACGCTTCCGCCGCATGTTAAGCTCAAGAATCCTAGTGAAAGCAGCGAAGGAAACAAATTTTGTAAGGTATGCACTCAATTTTGCATCTTTTCTTGTAGCATCATGCACATTTTTTGTTGTGAAAATTTTCTAACTAGTTGATCATGCTTCAAGATACTGTCTTTTTAACACAGTTGCAATAATAtgaataatttcaaatttttaactAGAGGGAAGTCATTTACCATCTTGGTAGCATAGAGTGAGCCTGATGCATGCTGAAAATAGTAATAAGCTAAGGCAGTTCAAGAACCGATGCTCCATAAAGTAGGAATGTGAGCTCAGTTGATCACAGAAATCTACTAATGCTATTTAGTTCTTGAGGAGAGAGAAGAGGTtgcagaagagagagaggaagcaAGAAGAGAGCAATGAGAGGTGAAGCTGTTGATTGAAGTAATAAAAAAGTAAACTTTTGACCGTTACATTGCATGCTGTGTTAGATTAAGCTATTTTTGGGACAAGTAATTATGAGTGATGATTGAGCTCCGGTCTTGGTTACCTTCGAAGAGAGGGACCATATTGacttatatttgaatttaaacattaaaAAGTGcgtatctttttcttttctcttcttttttttaaaaatgaggatcaataatattttctcatttttcctTCGTGTAGATTCGAACCCCCAACCTAAAGGTTTGGAGAGGGAAACATGTTACCAATTGAGTGGTTCTTCGTTGTCATCAAAAGTGCAAATCTTGGATAAATTAccattaattaaacaaaatttaGATATCTAGtcgaaaatattgaaaatagaaaataacaaaagagaaaaaagaagtGCATACCTTGCTCCCATCCCACCCTACCCATCAATCATCACCACCCCCACAAGGCAAAACAATCTTTGCATTTGTTAGGACAAGCAAGATGTAGGTAGAAGGTTATGTTTTCTTGTAAGGTGGAATTcttatatttctctctctctctctcttgggtGGAATTCTAATCTTTTAAGATGAGAAAAGTTAGAATCTTTAGTTAGTTCTGTCTGATAGTTGCAGACTTACTGTCATGTGCTAGTTGTTTTAAGAACACATAAATCTTTCATTTTCTTGTTCTTAGGCCTAAATTCAAATTATCAACGAAGAAATAAGTAGGTAgtggtgtgcgtgtgttggccaagcggtaaagAGTTTATGCTtaaggtcaaaggtcttgggttcaagtccCTGTGAAAAggcttttaaatttctttatttaatattgttaatttatcaaaaaaacaAAAGCATGTAGTGTGGTGATCTTTTTTTTCTTGCCACGTTTTTGGTTTTTTCTTCTCAGGGTGCGttatctttggttgtaaatttatcatgggaaaaggaAGGGTTAACAAAATTTCAtcctttaaatccttcctttcttttctcaCATTTCCTACGTGACCCTTACTAATtgctcatttacactacaaagtagggataatattatccctcctttgtagtgtaaatgaggaatgagtaaagGTCAAAtagaaaatgtgggaaaagaaaagaagaatttaaagggtgaaattttgtttatccttctttttcttatgataaatttacagcCAAAGAGGACGTTCAGTTGCTATTTTTGCATGAGTTTTTCCCTTTCCTTTTGCCCAGCTTTCTATGCTTGTTTACCTTTTCCACCCTCTTCTGTTACCTTTTTGGAAAGGCGAGCTAGGGGTCCAATATTTTTCTTCAAACAAAATAATCTCTATATCTTCTATTTACACCCATAATATAAATTTACAGAatcctgaaaaaaaaaaactaatctaACTTAATATATTAGGTATTTTATGTGGTTTACATACATTAATCGTTTTCTATTTCTGTGTGAATAAATAATGTACTAGTTTGATCCATTCGATTTATTTCATGCATAAGAGATagatcatgaaaaaaaaaattatatgcataGGATGCGTGAGTATGAATCCAGCAAACGGGAAAAAAATGATTGATTGTGGGGCTATGTGCATGCATAATTAAAGTTAGTCTTGTTGATCAAGGAAAATTAACTTTTTGCACCTCCCTCCCACAATTAATGCCATAATTCTCCCATAATCATCACCTCTCTCAGGCTGCTGCTCCCAACTTCTCCTTAAAGTCTTTCTCTTCTACTGCTACTAAAGTTCAAACTCAtgttaggcctttttcattgaatgTGATCAATTTTGTCATGAACTTTTTTGGATTTTCTTCTTTCCATCATATCTTGATATTGCAATTTGAGAGAATTGTTGGTCAAGAACTCGTGACCATAAcctttattttaaattacacaagCAGAATATGGAATACGAGATTGGAATTTTGTCAGTTGAAGCATCCAAATTTGGAAGAGAAGGCTGCTCGAATTTATTTCTATCATACGAAATCACTTCAATAGAATgtgtatcttttttttttttttttttttccgtgaCTAGGAGGGTTCCACAATCACTATTTATATGCATTTTAAATGAATCTCATTAAAATAACCTCGTAACTACATATAAAAAATCGCACAAGATAAACCTAATGAGCACGTGAATGTTTTGGGATGAGATCCAATGTCCCATAATTTTATGGAGATAATAGGGTCAAAtgaccctattcaacatacaacatcaaattttgtccaccatttgaaaaaacataaattttggccattttttgtatgtcatgactattctacccttctctctctctcctctctatTTCTCATCTCGGCTGCcgctctttcctctctctttctcatctcggTTGCcgctctctcatctctctttctcatctccctctctctctctctccagcggcgccgaagaattcgtcggagctctcgcggcttgggcagacttcgtcggagtagaggatgaggcggcggcggtggaggagatccggtcCTCTGAAATCGGCGGCGTGGAGGAGGTCGGTTAGGTggcggaggatgaggcggcggcgaaggCAGATCTGAACTGAtaaggcggcggtggatctgatctgatgaggcggcggcggtggatctgatctgatcgttgcgccgcctcctccatcggcagatctgatcttcgcctccttcgatttcagccatcgacagatctgatctgatctgatctgtgttgcacgtatggcactattagtgccataagtgcacacttccccctagggtttagatattccatttagggtttagattatccattttgggtttagatgttctatttagggtttagattatccatttagggtttagatgttccatttagggtttaaatgatgttgtttctgtatttagtgccataagtgtccaaatgatcattttacttggttttattttgaatttccgttggcactattagtgccataagtgccaagatgactattttacttggttttattttggatttccgatggcATTTATGgctttattttggatttccgatggcacttatggcactattagtgccataagtgccatcggaaatccaaaataaaaccaaagtaaaatcttggcacttatggcactaatagtgccataagtgcctaacccgacccgacacacgacccgcgtgcctgatcatacccggtccgcctcattaaggataaaaacgtccaaatcaataaaaatgaccaaaatttgtgttttttcaatgtgtggcaataaattgtgttttatgcttcgtTTTGgatacttcaaaattttactctaattttatgtgtgtcactatgtctcatgtttatatctattattttaaaaatattttttataaaaataaaatttattataatactatgaattatatttaatttttattttaaaaataatgttttttaaaagtatataccatgattttgaatttatcaacctattattagctaaagtgaaattaaatgataaaaaataattatataccctaaattaatggaataaactctaattaataatcacaaaattaaactaaagcatacaaaattaaaattgaagaaacggtatataagaaaaaaaaaataaaagtgagacacaaagtgagacataaagtgtggtacactgaatctcattccaatTTGGGGGAAGTAGGTTTTGGCAACTATACGATATAGTGATGGACGACGAAGAAAtcattatacatatatatagttagTGATTTAAAATTTCACcgtaattctttttttattcaatGTCAAATttgtgtaattttattttttattttttgaaatcatttttataattttttgtatttaattttatatttttaataataacttTTTTCTCTCTAAATATAGAAATTTTAAATCCAAAAATGGAAAATtttccaaaataacataattttctttatttatttttatcttttttaattctcattgttttctcattttttcctAAAAGACATgtaatttgattaatgataaaatattcaacatacatatcaaattaaaaatcatgaagagaactattctaaaaaaaatcatgacaagagctttatgtaatttgtttaaaatgtactccctccgtcccattatttatgagaCGTTACTGTTCCggagattaataaaataaaattaaggaatCAAATTGTGTAGTCCTCACGTTTAAGATTATGCTTAGGGATTGTTTATTAACAACATTTTGTAATTAACATCaaactgaaattaaataatttcatattttcttatctCCGGCACCGGCGCCGCTGACTTCTCTTCGTCTCTGGCGCCGGCAACTTCCCTTCCCCTTCGTCAATTCACTTCAATTCACTTCGTCTTTCCATCCTAGCTAACCCTCTCCAACAACGACACACATACACAGGAACAACAACAgagcaaaccaaatcaaacccccaaatctacaaaccctaatttcattcCCAATGTTCGGCTTCTTGTTGTAGCGAGCAAGCCGCGCCGCGCCGCTCCTGCGCAAGCTCCTCGAGATCCCGGCGACGGCGGCAGCATGATGTCGCTGTTGTTCGTCCAGCAGGATGAAGGAGTGAGAGATAGGGAGGTAGGGGCTAGGTCGCGGTGGGAAaaattggggatctagggctcTGTATGTGAGAGAATTTCATCGATTGAAGGCGGCGATCTAGAGCTCTtcgacggagagagagagagttgaggcGGCGCTAGGTGGAGGTGGAGGGGACGGCGACGCTAAACTCAGAGGCGGTGGAGGCAAGGAATCGTGCCGCCGTTCTTGAGACCCGCGATGGCATGGGTGGTGCCGACGACGACGTGGGTGGTGCAGGGGTGGTGAGGGCAGTGGAGGCGACGCGGGTTGACGGCGGACAGATCTGGGGGGCGCGAGGGTGTGGAGGCTGCAGATCAACGGCGATGGTGGGCGAGAACTttgaagagagaagggaggcgGATGGTGGATGAGAAGGGAGGCCATTGAGCCGGTGGTAGGCGGCGCTTGGGTTTAAAGATGGAGGGATGAAGAAGAGGGAAATTCAGAGATGGAGAGGTGGACCGCagaagtagagagagagagagatgcaaaATAGTTAAGGATGATTTTATTTAGGCAGTTAATTAGGGATTAATTAAGATTTAAGTGaccccttattatttcctaaaatagaaacgtgtcatgtaggttgggacaactcaaaatggaatacgtgtcatgaataatgggacgaaGGGTACTATATTTTACAAGTAAGAAGTTTTaaagtaaaatatttttctcttcattttatacaaaatagtactcccttgttcgtgaaattcatagccatgtttttttttttttggcttgtcTCTAAAATGCAtatccattttcctttttgataAGTATACACATACAACTcattaattaatactatttACCATACTTGATGAAAGACCTACCTGTCCAGATACACATAAAACTCTCGCAAATACCAACGTTAGTACCTAGCAAGAAACTGTAACAAAGAGAGTAACAAGAACAGTAACAAAATATGAACATCAGAATTGGTAACCCAGTTTGGTTAAacaacctacgtctggggggccttGCCAGGAAAAACGAATCAGTATGAGAGATTAAATTACTGCAGGACTTACACAAAACTCAATCTTCAAAGCCTCTATAATTTTCCAAAACTTCAACACTAGTAAAACGTCGAAAGCTAGATAACACTAACCTTCTAAGTAATTACTCCCTTACAACACAACCTTCAACTCACAAAGGAGATAAACTGAAATTACTTTGCTATCAACAATAGTAAAAGCAAAGTAAGAAATACTAGAACATAAAAATGAATCTATGATGTTCTCTCAACAAAAACGTATTGCACTCACAAACTGCTTGATAAAATGCACAAGAGACCAACCCTGACTTCAGAAAGAATACAACTTATATAGAGAAGAAATCAAGGACTCCTTCTTCGATTAGAACTCGTCCACAATAAGCTTTAAGTCAATCCAATAGGTATAATAAGTCTACTTCGAATATATCTCGAATCAAGAATCAAAAACTTCAATAATCTTTGTGTTTATCTGCAAAGGAATCTTCAAGGAATATTCTAGTGCAATTGGTAATACATCTGGTATCTGTGACGGTATCCATGAATAACCAagtgattatataaatgacaataCATAGAATAGAGTAAACACaactctaacacttgacatTGTAGGTGTTGCGCTAATTCCACTCATAACACACTCAACCATCTCTTTATTACAACAATAAGAGTGAGActtttattccactcacaacaaacCAAactaatttcttaaaactcatgtatTTTGGTGAAAGAAAAACGAGGATAACGATCCAAataatatacttcctccgtcccactaaaaatgacatgaatttcattttgggccgtcccactataagtggcatgtttccataattaaaaaaatttaacccttaaaaaagtgtaggtcctaccacttttaacaaatttacacattcttcttaatttcagtgccgaaaagttttgatccacttataatgggacggagggagtagtatgtTTTGATATTATAAAAAAAGTCATACTTCCTATTAAGTAATTCTATATGCTTGGTATTATGAAaagtaatactccatccgtcccagctttttgtatccacttttagtagtaaatactactaaaagtggatacaaaaagttggaacggagggagtatttactaTGACCAAAAGTCATATTAACTATTAGAAAATATCATATTTATGATTTGATAAAATCATATTTACTATACGATGAACAAACGTCTTGTTTGATGAACAAATAAGTAATTCTATTAGAAAAAGTCATATTTCCTATTaagaaattttatatatttgatattatgaaaagtcaTATTAACTATTAGAAAATGTCATAATTTACGATTAGAAAAAATGATATTTACTATGCGatatataaaaatcatattagaaaaaatattatatacaaTGAACAAAAGTCTTATTTGATATGAATGCAAGTCTTATTCCGAAGAGGCCTATTTACTATTAAGTGTTATCTCATACAAATAATATCATATTTACTATTAAAAGAAGtcatattattaaataattcaaTATGCTTGCTATTatgaaaattcatatttaaaaggtcaaatAATTCGATATGCTTTCTGTATGGTTGCTATTAtgaaaagagtaaaattttgaagtagccaaaatgaagtataaaacacaatttatggccacacattgaaaaaacacaaagtttggccatttttattgatttggacgtttttacccttaatgaggcggaccgggtaggatcaggcacgcgggtcgcgtgccgggtcgggttaggcacttatggcactattagtgccataagtgccaacggaaatccaaaataaaaccaagtaaaataatcattttgggcacttatggcactaatagtgccataactgccatacgtgcagcacaaatacagaaacaaaaacatcatttaaaccctaaatggataatttaaaccataaatggaacatctaaacctcaaatggataatctaaaccctaaatggccggaatatctaaaccctagggggaagtgtgcacttatggcacgaatagtgccataagtgccatacgtgcagcacacagatcagatcagatctgccatggctgaaatcgaaggaggcggagatcagatctgtcgatggaggaggcggcgcaatgaccagatcagatccaccgccgccgcctcatcagaccagatttgccgccgccgcgcgctggagagagagagagggaggatctcctccaccaccgccgcgagagctccgacgaattctccaagctcggcgccgctgccgcgcaaCCGctggagatgagaaagagagaggagccgctggagagagaaagagagatggagatgagaaagagagaggagagagagagaagggtagaatagtcatgacatacaaaaaatggccaaaatttatgttttttcaaatggtggacaaaatttgattttgtatgttaaatagggccattcggccctattgtttcctATGAAAATCTATATTTACTATTACCAAAAGTCATATAAACTACTCCTCCGtgctccgtccctcaaacattttcctAAGGGATGgtggcatgagttttaataaaagttaattatgTTTTTGATGAGTGGAAAATGAGTCCAacaaaaagtgaagattgtaaGAGTACTAATAGTGAAtgcaattattttcaaaagtagGTTAgaaagatgttttggggacggt
This window encodes:
- the LOC131023685 gene encoding probable LRR receptor-like serine/threonine-protein kinase At5g48740, which gives rise to MEHRFLNCLSLLLFSACIRLTLCYQDGFLSLTCGGSVSYVDSSNVSWRGDGYYVNKGNLSSVVFSEGASSATLSVRFFPDSSGRNCYRLPLQNTSSLVLVRSKFVYKNYDGLAKPPVFSVSLGTAITTTVNLAHTDPWIEEFVWPASKDVLPLCFHSIPNGGFPVISTLELRPLPPGAYSAALGDWSSKLMRKAYRINCGYVDGPLRYPLDPYDRIWDADEDFSPYHVSSGFDIESNFSLSGIKESPPSAILQTGRVLARWNSLVYGLPLDNLGDYHVVLYFAGILPVSPSFDVLINGDVVYSNYTVARWEASSLFFTVRGIRSLNITLKAIAYYPLVNALEVYEILDVPLETSSTTVSALQVIQQSTGRDLGWQDDPCSPTPWEHIGCDGNLVTSLRLSDINLRKISPIFGDLLDLKALDLHNTSLAGEIQNLGGLQHLEKLNLSFNRLTTFGSELEDLMNIRVLDLQNNSLQGAVPESLAELKDLHLLNLENNKLQGPLPQLLNRESLEVRTSGNICLSFLLTCNESASNSSLQTPQVTIFTPGKRKNHSHLGVLLGVVGGAVLALFAIAFSALRYIKRKRGESTYIPRSEVDMHTWGSARVFTYKEIKTTTNNFKEAIGRGSFGCVYAGKLPGGRLVAVKVRFDKTQLGGESFINEVSLLSQIRHQNLVSLEGFCCESKHQILVYEFLPGGSLADNLYGVQSKKLTLSWVRRLKIAVDAAKGLDYLHNGSDLRIIHRDVKSSNILLDTEMNAKVCDFGLSKQVTQSDASHVTTIVKGTAGYLDPEYYSTQQLTEKSDVYSFGVVLLELICGREPLTHTGTPDSFNLVLWAKPYLQAGAFEIVDESLKGSFDAESMRRASLIACRSVERDALRRPSISEVVAELKEAYNRQLNYLGSSAAN